In a genomic window of Methanosarcina horonobensis HB-1 = JCM 15518:
- a CDS encoding DUF6951 family protein gives MSEFTVNSTICGFVHKIHGSKKGNKIIVDIETPCEKIKKFSHMEVPMMEILDIKNNYVIDRAQEAQCSSNCLVPCAVLNLCRMESGFLAKSLVKKAGSISIEFDEV, from the coding sequence ATGTCTGAATTTACTGTAAATTCTACTATCTGTGGTTTCGTTCACAAGATACACGGAAGCAAAAAAGGAAATAAAATAATTGTTGACATAGAAACCCCATGTGAAAAGATAAAGAAATTCTCTCACATGGAAGTTCCCATGATGGAAATTCTGGATATCAAAAACAATTACGTTATCGATAGAGCACAGGAAGCGCAGTGCTCCTCAAATTGCCTTGTTCCCTGCGCAGTACTCAATCTCTGCAGAATGGAGAGTGGCTTCCTTGCAAAATCTCTAGTAAAAAAAGCAGGTAGCATCAGTATAGAGTTTGATGAAGTTTAA
- a CDS encoding tetrahydromethanopterin S-methyltransferase subunit A: protein MTQKRSFHMGWPVTSGDYVVGDPKSPVAVVTLASDYRSLDLKNYAICGTCFTENFGIEKVIVNVLSNPHISCLIVCGKESDHFAGQSLLALAENGISILGGSKKIIGSEGVIPYLDEIPATAISRFLREIEVIDLVGTNDPPVIQQAIDSCSGKERNEAPELSMPEIHEHSWKKYESVKQNIMSKIKKGGKFFLF from the coding sequence ATTACTCAGAAAAGGAGCTTTCACATGGGATGGCCTGTAACTTCCGGCGATTACGTAGTAGGAGACCCAAAATCTCCCGTGGCAGTAGTAACCCTTGCTTCCGACTATCGAAGCTTGGACCTGAAAAACTACGCCATCTGCGGAACCTGTTTTACGGAAAATTTCGGGATTGAGAAGGTAATAGTTAATGTGCTTTCGAACCCTCACATCAGCTGCCTTATTGTTTGCGGGAAGGAAAGTGACCATTTCGCCGGGCAGTCCCTGCTGGCACTTGCCGAAAACGGGATTTCGATTTTAGGAGGGTCAAAAAAGATTATCGGATCCGAAGGAGTGATTCCTTATCTTGACGAAATTCCGGCGACCGCAATCTCCCGCTTCCTCCGGGAAATTGAAGTTATCGACCTTGTAGGGACAAACGACCCCCCAGTCATTCAGCAGGCAATCGATTCCTGCAGCGGAAAAGAAAGAAACGAAGCCCCGGAACTTTCCATGCCCGAAATTCATGAACATAGCTGGAAGAAATATGAATCTGTAAAGCAGAATATAATGTCCAAAATTAAAAAAGGAGGCAAATTCTTCCTTTTTTAA
- the arsB gene encoding ACR3 family arsenite efflux transporter, producing the protein MTEEKRDLDFFSKYLSIWVAVCISLGTAVGYIFPAFADSLSRLEIANVSIPVAIVLLIMMYPIMLKVNFEEILRLKSNSKPLTLTLIINWAIKPFTMAIIAWFFMRVVFSSLIPVDLQTEYIAGMILLGLAPCTAMVLVWTYLARGNINYALIQVSVNDLIILVLFAPLGKFLLGVTTDFPVPLMTIFVSVLFYVAIPLGLAMLTRYLIIRNNGITWFENTMIKKIEWITPAGLLVTLVLLFVFQGDKIINYPLHILLIAIPLIIQTYLIFAVGYVGARKLKIPYQEAAPSTFIGASNFFELSVAVALILFGMDSGAALATVVGVLVEVPVMLSLVKIMQKNNTKFVWT; encoded by the coding sequence CGAAGAAAAAAGAGATCTCGATTTTTTCAGTAAATACCTTTCAATCTGGGTTGCAGTCTGTATAAGTCTGGGGACAGCAGTAGGCTACATCTTTCCAGCTTTTGCAGACTCCCTAAGCAGGCTCGAAATAGCAAATGTTTCGATTCCTGTTGCAATCGTCCTTCTGATAATGATGTATCCCATCATGCTTAAAGTTAACTTTGAAGAAATTCTGAGGTTAAAAAGCAATTCAAAGCCTCTCACACTAACACTCATCATAAACTGGGCGATCAAGCCTTTCACAATGGCGATTATTGCCTGGTTCTTTATGCGCGTTGTTTTCTCGTCCCTTATACCGGTGGATCTGCAGACAGAATATATAGCAGGAATGATCCTGCTGGGTCTTGCTCCATGTACTGCAATGGTACTTGTCTGGACTTATCTTGCCAGAGGAAACATCAACTATGCACTCATCCAGGTTTCAGTAAACGACCTTATCATCCTCGTTCTCTTTGCCCCGCTTGGAAAGTTCCTTCTTGGAGTTACCACTGATTTCCCGGTACCCTTAATGACAATCTTTGTCTCTGTGCTTTTCTATGTAGCAATACCTCTTGGCCTTGCAATGCTGACAAGATACCTTATTATAAGGAATAATGGCATCACCTGGTTCGAAAACACGATGATAAAAAAGATCGAATGGATAACGCCAGCTGGGTTATTAGTTACTCTGGTTCTTCTTTTCGTATTTCAGGGAGACAAAATTATCAATTATCCCCTACACATCCTCTTGATAGCTATCCCCCTTATAATCCAGACCTACCTGATCTTTGCTGTCGGTTATGTGGGAGCCAGAAAATTAAAAATTCCCTATCAGGAAGCAGCACCTTCGACTTTTATAGGAGCAAGCAATTTCTTTGAACTATCTGTGGCCGTAGCCCTTATCCTTTTCGGGATGGATTCTGGAGCAGCGCTTGCTACTGTTGTGGGGGTGCTAGTAGAAGTACCGGTGATGCTGTCGTTAGTTAAGATCATGCAGAAAAATAATACGAAATTTGTATGGACTTAA